Proteins found in one Urocitellus parryii isolate mUroPar1 unplaced genomic scaffold, mUroPar1.hap1 Scaffold_399, whole genome shotgun sequence genomic segment:
- the LOC144252255 gene encoding uncharacterized protein CXorf49-like, translated as MPLEPATFPPISGVPLLGRSKRHSLLPLGPKQSKHEATGKRSVAKKTRESQPVTSEDNDPSGDIVPQVQLPVHRPGTPCLCMHRGEFSSGDPNPRVLQPPGSSQPLDLSQGGLAPSGEQDPPVQTPVLERQQQPPGVQGCPRCVLLQKEIDDLKEQLAVMHSLADKFQDLGN; from the exons ATGCCCCTGGAACCAGCCACCTTCCCCCCAATCTCGGGGGTTCCACTGCTTGGAAGGTCCAAGAGGCATTCCTTGCTGCCCTTGGGACCCAAACAGTCCAAGCATGAAGCCACTGGGAAGAGATCTGTGGCCAAGAAGACACGGGAGTCCCAGCCTGTGACCAGTGAAGATAATGACCCAAGTGGAGATATAGTCCCACAGGTCCAA CTTCCAGTACACAGGCCGGGGACACCTTGCTTGTGCATGCATCGTGGAGAATTTAGCAGTGGTGACCCCAACCCCAGAGTCCTCCAACCTCCAGGAAGCTCCCAGCCCTTGGACTTGAGCCAGGGAGGCCTTGCACCCTCTG GTGAGCAGGATCCACCTGTGCAGACCCCAGTTCTGGAAAGGCAGCAGCAACCACCTGGAGTACAGGGCTGTCCCCGG TGTGTGCTGCTACAGAAAGAAATCGATGATCTCAAGGAGCAACTAG CGGTCATGCATTCCCTCGCTGACAAGTTCCAGGACCTTGGAA attga
- the LOC144252259 gene encoding uncharacterized protein CXorf49-like codes for MSSADEASVHGDGFSQEGGKPAGARPAGRGAPRSRAQGLDLGPPRSGEGEGSLPDPEAYELELEAPWEEIQAGRAMIRGHEGRPGSLADEKGDALDFVPHLAVESVAVVQQLTGQEHRGTHRYPSPESFATELSAIWADAEAGFSARGSLSRSCVEVPQASAAPLSHPSGPEGSRAWGKPKRGTKSRVVGSGEAQQPSSDPESSDELSEIQLMRSKHSGIGKRSMAKKTRESQPVAREDNDPNRDAVPQAQLPTQRPGSPGLGMHRGEFGSGDPSTNNPQSPGSSQLLDLSPGDLTPRGPATSGDQEPAIRHPFPERQQQPPGAQGCPRVLLSLAPRNAGPS; via the exons ATGAGTTCTGCCGATGAGGCTTCTGTTCATGGGGACGGTTTTAGCCAGGAGGGTGGGAAGCCCGCAGGTGCCCGTCCTGCAGGCCGTGGAGCCCCACGGAGCCGGGCCCAGGGCCTTGATTTGGGGCCGCCACGGAGCGGGGAGGGTGAGGGCAGCCTCCCAGACCCCGAGGCTTATGAGTTGGAGTTGGAGGCCCCGTGGGAGGAGATCCAGGCAGGAAGGGCAATGATTCGCGGCCACGAAGGCAGGCCTGGCTCCTTGGCTGACGAGAAGGGGGACGCTCTGGACTTTGTGCCCCACCTCGCTGTGGAATCTGTGGCCGTTGTGCAGCAGCTGACAGGCCAGGAACACCGGGGCACTCACAGATACCCGTCCCCGGAAAGTTTTGCCACTGAACTGTCCGCCATTTGGGCGGATGCAGAGGCGGGCTTCAGCGCCAGAGGCTCGCTGTCCCGGAGCTGTGTGGAAGTGCCACAGGCCTCTGCCGCCCCGCTGAGCCACCCCAGTGGGCCCGAGGGGAGCCGGGCCTGGGGGAAGCCCAAGAGAGGCACCAAAAGTCGGGTGGTGGGCAGCGGGGAAGCCCAGCAGCCCTCTTCCGACCCTGAGTCTTCAGATGAGCTCAGTGAGATACAGCTGATGAGG TCCAAGCACAGTGGCATTGGGAAGAGATCTATGGCTAAGAAGACACGGGAGTCCCAGCCTGTTGCCAGGGAAGATAATGACCCAAATAGAGATGCAGTCCCACAGGCCCAA CTTCCAACACAGAGGCCAGGGTCGCCTGGTCTGGGCATGCATCGTGGAGAATTTGGTAGTGGTGACCCCAGCACCAACAACCCCCAATCTCCAGGAAGCTCCCAGCTTTTGGACCTGAGCCCGGGGGACCTCACTCCAAGAGGCCCTGCCACCTCTG GTGACCAGGAACCAGCCATTCGTCACCCATTTCCAGAAAGGCAGCAGCAACCACCTGGAGCACAGGGCTGTCCCCGGGTACTGCTTTCTCTGGCTCCTAGAAATGCTGGCCCCAGCTAG